The Rhodoferax sediminis genome has a segment encoding these proteins:
- the tsaD gene encoding tRNA (adenosine(37)-N6)-threonylcarbamoyltransferase complex transferase subunit TsaD, which translates to MTENLLVLGIESSCDETGVALVETRGPGVPVLCAHALHSQIEMHQAYGGVVPELASRDHIRRVLPLTQKVLGEAGRALTEVDVVAYTRGPGLAGALLVGAGVACALGAALGKPVLGVHHLEGHLLSPFLSLDPPQFPFVALLVSGGHTQLMRVDGVGHYELLGESIDDAAGEAFDKSAKLMGLGYPGGPALSKLAEHGDAAAFKLPRPLLHSGNLDFSFAGLKTAVLVQAKKLGDQLEARKADLAASTQAAIVEVLVKKSLAALRQTGLKRLVVAGGVGANRSLRLQLDAACFAVGVRVHYPELHLCTDNGAMIALAAAMRLQAGQQTASEVYAFDVKPRWPLNSLSRSL; encoded by the coding sequence ATGACCGAAAATCTGTTGGTGCTGGGTATCGAATCCTCGTGCGACGAGACCGGCGTGGCCCTGGTCGAGACGCGCGGCCCAGGCGTGCCCGTGTTGTGCGCGCATGCGCTGCACAGCCAGATCGAGATGCACCAGGCCTACGGCGGCGTGGTGCCAGAGCTCGCGAGCCGCGACCATATCCGCCGCGTGCTGCCGCTCACGCAAAAAGTGCTGGGTGAAGCCGGCCGCGCGCTCACGGAGGTCGATGTGGTGGCCTACACGCGCGGTCCCGGGCTGGCCGGCGCGCTGCTGGTCGGTGCGGGCGTGGCCTGCGCGCTCGGCGCGGCGCTCGGCAAACCGGTGCTGGGCGTGCATCACCTGGAGGGGCATTTGCTGTCGCCGTTCCTGAGTCTTGATCCGCCGCAGTTTCCGTTCGTGGCGCTGCTGGTGTCGGGCGGCCATACGCAGCTGATGCGGGTCGATGGCGTCGGGCACTATGAGCTCCTGGGCGAGTCGATCGACGACGCGGCGGGCGAGGCCTTCGACAAATCGGCCAAGCTGATGGGCCTGGGCTATCCCGGTGGCCCTGCGCTGTCAAAACTGGCCGAGCACGGCGACGCGGCCGCTTTCAAATTGCCGCGCCCGTTATTGCACAGCGGCAATCTGGATTTTTCGTTTGCCGGACTCAAGACGGCGGTGCTGGTGCAGGCCAAAAAGCTGGGCGATCAACTCGAAGCGCGCAAGGCCGATCTGGCCGCATCTACGCAAGCCGCGATCGTGGAGGTGCTGGTGAAGAAGTCACTGGCGGCGCTGCGCCAGACGGGCTTGAAGCGGCTGGTGGTGGCGGGCGGCGTAGGAGCCAACCGCAGTTTGCGGCTGCAGCTCGATGCGGCGTGCTTTGCTGTGGGCGTGCGCGTGCACTACCCCGAACTCCATTTGTGCACCGACAACGGCGCCATGATTGCGCTGGCGGCCGCGATGCGCCTGCAAGCCGGTCAGCAAACGGCCAGCGAGGTTTACGCGTTCGACGTAAAACCGCGCTGGCCGCTGAACTCCCTGAGCCGGAGTCTATGA
- the pnp gene encoding polyribonucleotide nucleotidyltransferase, producing MTIFNKVTKTFQWGANTVTMETGEIARQASGAVLLDIDGTVVLATVVGKTEGKTGQDFFPLTVDYLEKTYAAGKIPGSFFKREGRPSEFETLTSRLIDRPIRPLFPEGYFNEVHVVIHTLSLNPEVDADIAAMIATSAALCVSGIPFSGPIGAARVGYINGEYVLNPGQTARKDSSMDLVVAGTEAAVLMVESEAKQLSEEIMLGAVVFGHEQSRIAINAIHELVRDAGKPVWDWRAPAKDEVLIAKVAALAEEKLAAAYQIRNKQARTHATRETYTWVMKGLKAEGVEFDPVAVEGLLFDIEARIVRSQILAGEPRIDGRDTRTVRPIEIRNSVLPRTHGSALFTRGETQALVVTTLGTERDAQRIDALSGDYEDRFMLHYNMPPFATGETGRVGSPKRREIGHGRLAKRALVAVLPSKDEFPYTMRVVSEVTESNGSSSMASVCGGCLSLMDAGVPMKAHVAGIAMGLIKDGSRFAVLTDILGDEDHLGDMDFKVAGTTNGITALQMDIKIQGITKEIMQVALAQAKEARMHILGKMQEAMGEAKAEVSSFAPRLFTMKINPEKIRDVIGKGGSVIRALTEETGCQINIDEDGTITIASTDPEKAEAAKKRIEQITAEVEIGKVYEGPVTKILDFGALINLLPGKDGLLHISQIANERVEKVSDYLTEGQIVKVKVLETDEKGRIKLSMKALLDRPAQPSYGADHSGATNQS from the coding sequence ATGACCATCTTCAACAAAGTCACCAAGACCTTCCAGTGGGGTGCCAACACCGTCACCATGGAAACCGGCGAAATCGCGCGCCAGGCCAGCGGCGCCGTGCTGCTCGATATCGACGGCACCGTGGTGCTGGCCACCGTGGTCGGCAAGACCGAAGGCAAAACCGGCCAGGACTTCTTCCCGCTGACCGTCGATTACCTTGAAAAAACCTATGCCGCGGGCAAGATTCCCGGCAGCTTCTTCAAGCGCGAAGGCCGCCCCAGCGAGTTTGAAACCCTGACCAGCCGCCTGATCGACCGCCCCATCCGTCCGCTGTTTCCCGAAGGCTATTTCAACGAAGTGCACGTGGTGATCCACACCCTGTCGCTGAACCCCGAAGTGGACGCCGACATTGCAGCCATGATCGCGACCAGCGCGGCTTTGTGCGTCAGCGGCATTCCGTTCAGCGGCCCGATCGGTGCGGCCCGCGTGGGTTACATCAACGGCGAATACGTGCTCAACCCGGGCCAGACCGCGCGCAAGGACTCCAGCATGGACCTGGTGGTGGCCGGTACCGAAGCCGCCGTGCTGATGGTCGAATCCGAAGCCAAGCAATTGTCCGAAGAAATCATGCTCGGTGCCGTGGTGTTCGGCCACGAGCAGAGCCGCATCGCCATCAATGCGATCCATGAGCTGGTGCGCGACGCCGGCAAGCCGGTATGGGACTGGAGGGCTCCGGCCAAGGACGAAGTGCTGATCGCCAAAGTGGCTGCATTGGCCGAAGAAAAGCTGGCTGCGGCCTACCAGATTCGCAACAAGCAGGCGCGCACCCATGCCACGCGCGAGACCTACACCTGGGTGATGAAGGGTCTGAAAGCCGAGGGCGTGGAGTTCGACCCGGTGGCCGTGGAAGGCCTGCTGTTCGACATCGAAGCGCGCATCGTGCGCAGCCAGATTCTGGCCGGCGAGCCGCGCATCGACGGGCGCGACACGCGCACCGTGCGCCCGATCGAAATCCGCAACAGCGTGCTGCCGCGCACCCACGGCTCGGCGCTGTTCACGCGTGGCGAAACCCAGGCGCTGGTGGTCACGACCCTGGGCACCGAGCGCGATGCGCAGCGCATCGACGCGCTGTCCGGCGACTACGAAGACCGCTTCATGCTGCACTACAACATGCCTCCGTTCGCCACCGGCGAGACCGGCCGCGTCGGCAGCCCCAAGCGTCGCGAAATCGGCCATGGCCGACTCGCCAAGCGCGCCCTGGTGGCGGTGCTGCCGAGCAAGGACGAATTCCCCTACACCATGCGCGTGGTGAGCGAGGTGACCGAGTCCAACGGCTCCTCGTCGATGGCCTCCGTCTGCGGCGGCTGCCTGTCGCTGATGGATGCCGGCGTGCCGATGAAGGCGCACGTGGCCGGCATCGCCATGGGCCTGATCAAGGACGGCAGCCGCTTTGCCGTGTTGACCGACATCCTGGGTGACGAAGATCACCTGGGCGACATGGACTTCAAGGTGGCCGGCACCACCAACGGCATCACGGCGCTGCAGATGGACATCAAGATCCAGGGCATCACCAAGGAAATCATGCAGGTCGCGCTGGCGCAGGCCAAGGAAGCGCGCATGCACATCCTGGGCAAGATGCAGGAAGCCATGGGCGAGGCCAAGGCCGAAGTCTCCAGCTTCGCGCCGCGTCTGTTCACGATGAAGATCAACCCCGAGAAGATCCGCGACGTGATCGGAAAGGGCGGCTCCGTGATCCGTGCGCTGACCGAAGAGACCGGCTGCCAGATCAACATCGACGAAGACGGCACCATCACGATCGCCTCGACCGACCCGGAAAAGGCCGAAGCGGCGAAGAAGCGCATCGAGCAGATCACGGCCGAGGTCGAGATCGGCAAGGTCTACGAAGGCCCGGTCACCAAGATCCTGGACTTCGGCGCGCTGATCAACCTGCTGCCGGGCAAGGACGGCCTGCTGCACATCAGCCAGATCGCCAACGAGCGCGTCGAGAAGGTCTCGGACTACCTGACCGAGGGCCAGATCGTCAAGGTCAAGGTGCTGGAGACCGACGAGAAGGGCCGCATCAAGCTGTCGATGAAGGCGCTGCTGGATCGCCCGGCGCAGCCCTCCTATGGCGCCGATCATTCGGGCGCCACCAACCAGTCGTGA
- a CDS encoding pyridoxal phosphate-dependent aminotransferase, producing the protein MRQAIQNLEESKIREVANAGMGRSDVLAFWFGESDEVTPDFIRQAAIDSLERGETFYAHNLGLPELREAVAGYMSTLHGKVAAERIAITSGGVNALMLAMQALIDAGDEVVALTPVWPNLTAQPVILGAKLRCVPLQPMRSGTQQGAWSLDLDALLAAITPATKLLILNAPNNPTGWTLTRAEQQAIVEHCRRTGTWILADEVYERLYYAGDTANGSAPSFLDVTTPEDRLVVVHSFSKSFLMTGWRLGWLVMPPAMTHHMGKLIEFNTSCASVFTQRAGVVALERTAEVTPRVVAHLKACRDTLVPLLQAVPGVQVASARGGMYAFFSLEGHGDSLVTAKRLVTEAGLGLAPGNAFAPEAQGWLRWCFASKDLRRLEQGVDRLKTWLRL; encoded by the coding sequence ATGCGTCAAGCCATCCAGAACCTCGAAGAATCCAAAATCCGTGAAGTCGCCAATGCCGGCATGGGCCGCAGCGACGTGCTGGCCTTCTGGTTTGGCGAGAGTGACGAGGTCACGCCCGATTTCATCCGGCAGGCGGCCATCGACTCGCTGGAGCGCGGCGAGACCTTTTATGCGCACAACCTGGGCCTGCCCGAGTTGCGCGAGGCGGTCGCCGGCTACATGAGCACGCTGCACGGCAAGGTCGCGGCAGAGCGTATCGCGATCACCTCGGGCGGCGTGAATGCGCTGATGCTGGCGATGCAGGCGCTGATCGACGCGGGCGACGAGGTGGTGGCGCTCACGCCGGTCTGGCCCAATCTCACGGCGCAGCCCGTGATCCTGGGGGCGAAGCTGCGCTGCGTGCCGCTGCAGCCCATGCGCAGCGGCACGCAGCAGGGCGCCTGGTCGCTGGACCTGGACGCGCTGCTGGCCGCCATCACGCCGGCCACCAAACTGCTGATCCTCAACGCACCGAACAACCCGACCGGCTGGACGCTGACGCGTGCCGAACAGCAGGCCATCGTCGAGCACTGCCGGCGCACCGGCACCTGGATCCTGGCCGATGAGGTGTACGAGCGCCTGTACTACGCGGGCGACACCGCGAACGGCAGCGCGCCGAGTTTTCTGGACGTGACCACGCCCGAGGACCGGCTGGTCGTGGTGCACAGCTTTTCCAAGAGTTTCCTCATGACCGGCTGGCGTCTGGGCTGGCTGGTGATGCCGCCCGCGATGACGCACCACATGGGCAAGCTGATCGAGTTCAACACCTCGTGCGCCAGCGTCTTCACCCAGCGCGCGGGCGTGGTGGCGCTTGAGCGCACGGCGGAGGTCACGCCGCGCGTGGTGGCCCATCTCAAGGCCTGCCGCGACACCCTGGTGCCGTTGCTGCAGGCCGTGCCCGGCGTGCAGGTGGCGTCGGCCCGGGGCGGGATGTACGCGTTCTTCAGCCTGGAAGGCCATGGCGACTCCCTGGTCACCGCCAAGCGCCTGGTGACCGAGGCCGGGCTGGGGCTGGCGCCCGGCAATGCCTTTGCGCCCGAAGCCCAGGGCTGGCTGCGCTGGTGCTTTGCCTCGAAAGACCTGCGGCGGCTGGAGCAGGGTGTGGACCGGCTTAAAACCTGGCTCAGGTTATAA
- a CDS encoding branched-chain amino acid ABC transporter substrate-binding protein, protein MNISRRRLLNSLTAALCAPAAAFAQAPQGGPIKIALIEGLSGPFANAGEAVYRNLLWAVERVNARGGVKLPEAAGGHRPLQLDRYDNKGQNEEALSALRSAIDDGAQIVMQGNSSAVAAALIDAINKNNEREPDKQVIFLNYSAVDPILTNEKCSFWHFRFDAHADMRMAALMQVIKDDKSLRRVYLIGQDYSFGQAVLREARRQLGVQRPDVQIVGDELHPMGRIKDFMPYLTKIKSSGAQAVITGNWGNDLTLLVKAAKEVGFDGKFYTFYGNALGAPAAIGEAGVGKVVAVADWLPNVQGSSSEAFYQAFRQRFPKPADDYVQMRMQLMMQALAQAIEKAGTTHPVAVANQLERARVSLGGQTGAMRALDHQFQQPLVVGVMERQGTPGVKFDVEGSGYGFRVIRQISAAQAEQPTTCRMARPS, encoded by the coding sequence ATGAATATTTCGCGTCGCCGACTCTTGAATTCCCTCACCGCGGCGCTATGTGCGCCGGCTGCAGCCTTTGCGCAAGCGCCGCAAGGCGGCCCCATCAAGATCGCGTTGATCGAGGGCCTGAGCGGCCCGTTTGCGAATGCCGGCGAGGCCGTGTACCGCAACCTGCTGTGGGCGGTGGAACGCGTCAACGCACGCGGGGGTGTGAAGCTGCCCGAAGCCGCGGGTGGCCACCGGCCGCTGCAGCTCGATCGCTACGACAACAAGGGCCAGAACGAAGAGGCGCTGTCGGCCCTGCGCTCGGCCATCGACGACGGCGCGCAGATTGTGATGCAGGGCAACTCGTCGGCCGTTGCCGCGGCGCTGATCGACGCGATCAACAAGAACAACGAGCGCGAGCCCGACAAGCAGGTCATCTTTCTCAACTACTCGGCGGTCGACCCGATCCTGACCAACGAGAAGTGCAGCTTCTGGCACTTTCGCTTCGATGCCCACGCCGACATGCGCATGGCCGCGTTGATGCAGGTGATCAAGGACGACAAGTCCCTCAGGCGCGTGTACCTGATCGGCCAGGACTACAGCTTTGGCCAGGCCGTGTTGCGCGAGGCCCGGCGCCAGTTGGGTGTGCAGCGCCCCGATGTGCAGATCGTGGGCGATGAGCTGCACCCGATGGGCCGCATCAAGGACTTCATGCCGTACCTCACCAAGATCAAGTCCAGCGGCGCACAGGCCGTCATCACCGGCAACTGGGGCAACGACCTGACCTTGCTGGTCAAGGCCGCCAAAGAGGTGGGTTTCGACGGCAAGTTCTACACTTTTTACGGCAATGCGCTGGGCGCACCGGCCGCGATTGGCGAGGCGGGCGTGGGCAAGGTCGTCGCCGTGGCGGACTGGCTGCCCAACGTGCAGGGTAGCTCCAGCGAAGCGTTCTACCAGGCGTTCCGCCAGCGCTTCCCGAAACCGGCGGACGACTATGTGCAAATGCGCATGCAGCTCATGATGCAGGCGCTGGCGCAGGCGATCGAAAAGGCGGGCACTACCCATCCAGTCGCGGTTGCGAACCAGCTGGAGCGGGCTCGCGTCAGTTTGGGGGGACAAACCGGGGCGATGCGCGCGCTTGATCACCAGTTCCAGCAGCCGCTGGTGGTGGGCGTGATGGAGCGCCAGGGCACGCCCGGCGTGAAGTTCGACGTCGAAGGCTCGGGCTACGGCTTTCGCGTGATCCGGCAAATCAGCGCCGCGCAGGCCGAGCAGCCCACGACGTGCCGCATGGCACGTCCCTCCTGA
- the rpsO gene encoding 30S ribosomal protein S15, producing the protein MIASSIKAEVVKANARSATDTGSPEVQVALLTARINELTPHFKTHAKDHHGRRGLLRMVSRRRKLLDYLNSKDHDRYVALIAKLGLRK; encoded by the coding sequence ATGATCGCATCCAGTATCAAGGCCGAAGTCGTCAAGGCCAACGCGCGCAGCGCCACCGACACGGGCAGTCCCGAAGTGCAAGTGGCCCTGCTCACCGCCCGCATCAACGAGCTCACCCCCCACTTCAAGACCCACGCCAAGGACCACCATGGTCGCCGTGGCCTGCTGCGCATGGTGAGCCGTCGGCGCAAGCTGCTCGACTATCTGAATTCCAAAGACCACGATCGTTACGTCGCGCTGATCGCCAAACTCGGTCTGCGCAAATAA
- a CDS encoding Hsp20/alpha crystallin family protein has translation MFFTPVAPAVLRRTAYAPSLERFLDDTLLTARQKGYSIEQDDKTVTMSFDMPGVAKEQLSIGIEGSVVRIGSLEGAPRRYKAAYELPQDIDVAASDAKLENGVLTLKLTKKVPVSNVTQLAIN, from the coding sequence ATGTTCTTTACCCCTGTAGCCCCCGCAGTTTTGCGCCGCACCGCCTATGCCCCGTCGCTGGAGCGCTTTCTCGACGACACGCTGCTCACCGCCCGTCAAAAGGGTTATTCGATTGAGCAGGACGACAAGACCGTCACCATGAGCTTCGATATGCCCGGCGTTGCCAAGGAGCAGTTGTCCATCGGCATCGAAGGCAGCGTCGTGCGCATCGGGAGCCTGGAAGGCGCGCCGCGCCGCTACAAGGCCGCGTACGAGTTGCCGCAGGACATCGACGTCGCCGCCAGCGATGCCAAACTGGAAAACGGCGTGCTCACGCTGAAGCTGACGAAGAAGGTGCCGGTGAGCAACGTCACACAGCTTGCCATCAACTGA
- a CDS encoding Dps family protein translates to MKKNSASKTEALKTRQKAPLATPSDLRAAATRDITGAMNAILADVYAIYLKTKNFHWHMSGPHFRDYHLLLDEQGDQLFAMTDPIAERVRKVGGTTLRSIGHIARTQRVLDNDADYVEPQDMLAELREDNKTLAASLREAHGVCEEHSDIATASLIEVWIDETERRTWFLFEASRQGSGPA, encoded by the coding sequence ATGAAGAAAAATTCAGCAAGCAAGACCGAGGCCCTCAAGACCCGGCAGAAGGCGCCGCTGGCCACGCCCAGCGACCTCAGGGCCGCCGCGACCCGGGACATCACCGGCGCCATGAATGCCATCCTCGCGGACGTGTACGCGATCTACCTCAAGACCAAGAATTTCCACTGGCACATGAGCGGGCCGCACTTCCGCGACTACCACCTGCTGCTGGACGAACAGGGTGACCAGCTTTTCGCCATGACCGACCCGATCGCCGAGCGCGTGCGCAAGGTGGGTGGCACCACGCTGCGCTCCATCGGCCACATCGCGCGCACCCAGCGCGTGCTGGACAACGATGCCGACTACGTCGAGCCGCAGGACATGCTGGCCGAGCTGCGCGAGGACAACAAGACGCTGGCCGCGAGCCTGCGCGAGGCCCATGGCGTGTGCGAGGAGCACAGCGACATCGCCACCGCCAGCCTGATCGAAGTCTGGATCGACGAGACCGAGCGACGCACCTGGTTCCTGTTCGAAGCCAGCCGCCAGGGCTCCGGCCCGGCTTGA
- a CDS encoding MFS transporter: protein MKNVIASLKSGDWRALLACFLYFDSGFTVWVMLGPLAPFISRDIAMSPAEQGFLVAVPVLAAAILRVTLGNLFQSVDGRKIAQMGVLLSAIPAFVLLLTPGAPSYLTLLVLGVFLGMGGASFAVALPMAGSNYPPRVQGLVLGLAAAGNIGAVLDGFMFPTLAGAFGWQKATAAALPLLALTSVAIFFWAKDRSPKTGSPLPAFGAFALTLFGLIGMVLLVHAGALGGGEAGLLLLPFFGALMAVAVLPQRYRAVLAERDTWVIMLVYSITFGGFVGMSSYVSLLLTSLYQMSKINAGLLMALMAFTGAVLRPFGGLIADRVTGVRALLFLLAGISVLDFTFAATMPPLAGGVVLLLGLYTCFGLGNGATFQLVPHRWQGKTGVMTGIIGAAGGIGGFYLPVVMGIAKQSTGSYQMGFVTFGAIAALAFVLVAALRQKWLAWAMPEHAQGARPPAMGMATAIK from the coding sequence ATGAAGAATGTCATTGCTTCACTCAAGAGCGGCGACTGGCGGGCGTTGCTGGCCTGCTTTCTCTATTTCGACTCGGGGTTCACGGTCTGGGTCATGCTGGGCCCCCTGGCGCCCTTCATCAGCCGGGACATCGCGATGTCTCCGGCGGAGCAGGGTTTTCTGGTGGCGGTGCCCGTGCTCGCGGCCGCGATTCTCCGGGTTACTTTGGGGAACCTGTTTCAGTCGGTGGATGGCCGAAAAATCGCGCAGATGGGCGTTCTGCTGTCCGCCATCCCAGCCTTTGTCCTGCTCTTGACGCCGGGCGCACCCTCGTACCTGACGCTGCTGGTCCTCGGGGTGTTTCTGGGCATGGGCGGCGCCAGCTTCGCCGTTGCATTGCCGATGGCCGGCAGCAACTACCCGCCCCGGGTGCAGGGCCTGGTGCTGGGGCTCGCGGCCGCGGGCAACATCGGCGCCGTACTCGACGGCTTCATGTTCCCGACGCTGGCCGGTGCGTTCGGGTGGCAAAAGGCGACGGCTGCAGCCTTGCCCTTGCTGGCGTTGACTTCAGTCGCGATTTTCTTCTGGGCGAAGGACCGCAGCCCCAAGACCGGCAGCCCCCTGCCGGCGTTTGGCGCCTTTGCGCTAACCCTGTTCGGGCTGATCGGCATGGTCCTGCTGGTGCATGCGGGGGCTCTCGGTGGCGGCGAGGCCGGGCTGTTGTTGCTGCCTTTCTTTGGCGCCCTCATGGCCGTCGCGGTACTGCCCCAACGTTACCGCGCCGTGCTGGCCGAGCGCGACACCTGGGTGATCATGCTGGTCTACAGCATCACCTTCGGCGGCTTTGTCGGCATGTCGTCCTACGTCTCGCTGCTGCTCACCAGCCTGTATCAAATGTCCAAGATCAATGCGGGCCTGCTGATGGCGCTGATGGCCTTCACCGGCGCTGTTCTGCGCCCCTTCGGCGGCCTGATCGCCGACCGGGTGACGGGCGTGCGGGCGTTGCTCTTCCTGCTGGCGGGCATCTCGGTGCTCGACTTCACCTTCGCGGCCACCATGCCCCCGCTGGCCGGCGGCGTGGTGCTGCTGCTCGGTCTGTACACCTGCTTCGGGCTGGGCAACGGCGCGACCTTCCAGCTGGTGCCGCACCGCTGGCAGGGCAAGACGGGCGTGATGACGGGGATCATTGGCGCGGCCGGTGGCATCGGGGGCTTTTACCTGCCCGTCGTGATGGGCATCGCCAAGCAGAGCACCGGCAGCTACCAGATGGGGTTTGTCACCTTCGGCGCCATCGCGGCGCTCGCCTTCGTGCTGGTCGCCGCCCTGCGCCAGAAGTGGCTCGCCTGGGCGATGCCCGAGCATGCACAGGGTGCGCGGCCGCCCGCCATGGGGATGGCGACCGCAATAAAGTAA
- a CDS encoding NAD(P)H-quinone oxidoreductase, which translates to MKAIEITAFGAPEVLRAGERAAPVAGTGELLIRVAASGVNRPDVLQRTGNYPVPPGASDIPGLEVAGVIESGDASAMVQAGFKVGDRVCALVAGGGYAELCVAPVGQCLPVPQGLSDVQAASLPETFFTVWSNVFDRGRLQPGETLLIQGGSSGIGVTAIQMAKALGATVIVTAGSDDKCAACLALGADHALNYKTSDFAEEAKKLTGGLGVNVILDMVAGSYVAREIDCLAEDGRLVIIAVQGGVKSEINAGLVLRRRLTVTGSTLRARPVAFKTAIAQALRKNVWPLIEDGRIKPVIHSTFAAAQAAQAHALMESNQHVGKIVLTW; encoded by the coding sequence ATGAAAGCGATTGAAATCACAGCCTTTGGCGCGCCTGAGGTCCTGCGTGCGGGCGAGCGCGCCGCACCGGTCGCTGGCACCGGCGAATTGCTGATTCGCGTGGCTGCCTCCGGCGTGAACCGGCCCGATGTGCTGCAGCGCACCGGCAACTACCCGGTGCCGCCCGGCGCCTCGGATATTCCGGGGCTGGAAGTGGCCGGCGTGATCGAAAGTGGCGACGCGAGCGCGATGGTGCAGGCCGGTTTCAAGGTCGGTGACCGCGTCTGTGCGCTGGTGGCCGGCGGTGGCTACGCCGAGCTGTGCGTGGCGCCCGTGGGCCAGTGCCTGCCGGTGCCCCAGGGGCTGAGCGATGTGCAAGCCGCCTCGCTGCCCGAAACGTTTTTTACCGTCTGGAGCAACGTGTTCGACCGCGGCCGCCTGCAGCCCGGCGAAACGCTGCTGATCCAGGGCGGCTCGAGCGGCATCGGCGTCACGGCCATCCAGATGGCCAAGGCGCTGGGCGCGACGGTGATCGTCACGGCCGGCAGCGACGACAAGTGCGCGGCATGCCTGGCGTTGGGCGCCGACCATGCGCTCAACTACAAAACGTCCGACTTCGCCGAAGAGGCCAAGAAGCTCACGGGCGGCCTGGGCGTGAACGTGATTCTCGATATGGTCGCTGGCAGCTACGTGGCGCGCGAAATCGACTGCCTGGCCGAGGACGGCCGTCTCGTCATCATTGCGGTGCAGGGCGGCGTCAAGAGCGAGATCAACGCCGGGCTGGTGCTGCGCCGCCGCCTCACGGTGACCGGCTCCACGCTGCGCGCCCGTCCCGTGGCGTTCAAGACGGCGATTGCGCAGGCCTTGCGCAAGAACGTCTGGCCGCTGATCGAGGACGGCCGCATCAAGCCGGTGATCCACAGCACCTTCGCGGCCGCGCAGGCTGCCCAGGCGCATGCGCTGATGGAGTCGAATCAGCATGTGGGCAAGATTGTTTTGACATGGTGA